The DNA sequence TCTCAGCTTTCTTTTTATAATCAACCGGAATCAATATATTTCCGTTAAATTCCACACTAAAAGGCCTGCCATTCCACATCACATATGTGCGATACGGATACAGCCTGCCCTCATGCGCGATCAACTTCATATAAACAGGAATTCCACCTGTTTTTTCTTCCAACTGTCTTGCCTGTTTTCCTGTTGCCTTTATAAAATAACCACCCGAAGGCAGTCTGTCGTTCAGAACGGAATTCAATTCCTCATTCCACTCTATATAAACATTAAATTCCCCATTATCATTACGATAGTTTCGCATATCAAAAAAAACCAGACCGGCAGCCACTGGAAGCATGTTAGAAATTCTGTTATCAAATTGTGAAAGTTCCTCTCCTGCTCTCTGCAAAAACAATGAATACACGAAACTCATTCAAATCTCCATTCTGACACCTACAAATATGCTGTCCCAATTTTTCTGTCTCACAGGCGTCATTTGTTCGCCCTTCACGCTAAAAAAGCGCTACAATCCCATACTAAATACTCATGATATTATGGTAAACCATTTACCCATTTATTTCAAGAAAAATCACACTTTCTTGCACTGAAAAATCAGCAGAATCAGGACTTCAAAAGCCACAAATATTAACAGCCGCAGAATTCCTGCAAATAGAATAATCATCTTTAGACAATAGACAAAAGCCGGACACAATCTCTTTAAACCAAAGATCGTGTCCGGCTTTTATCTATCTACAATTTATGCATCTTTATTATCTGCTAATGCCGCTGTGATGATCGCCATAGAATAAACCTCATCTGCTGTACATCCTCTGGACAGATCGTTGATAGGAGAATTAAGTCCTAACAGGATCGGGCCATATGCTGAGAAGTTACCCATTCTCTGTGCGATCTTATAACCGATATTTCCTGCATTGATATCAGGGAAGATAAAGGTATTTGCATTTCCTGCAACCTCTGACTGTGGACATTTCTTCTTTGCAACTCTAGGTGATACGGCTGCATCGAACTGGATCTCACCGGAGATCGGAAGATCCGGGTTACGCTCCTTTGTCTTTCTTGCTGCATTTCTCATCTTATCCACATCTTCGCCCTTACCGGAACCATAGGTTGAATAGCTTAAGAATGCAACCTTTGGATCTACACCGAAGATTCTTGCACAACGAACCGTCTCCTCTGCGATCTCAACCAGCTCATCTTCGTTTGGCTTGATGTTGATACCGCAGTCACCCATAGCGAACACTTCATTACCACCTGTTGCAAATGGACGTACCAGAATGAAACAGGATGAAACCAGTGTGTTGCCCGGTCTGGTCTTGATCAGCTGTAAAGCAGGTCTTACTGTATCTGCTGTTGAATATGTAGCACCGCCAAGAAGTGAATCTGCAATTCCCATCTTAACAAGCATAGTACCAAAATAGTTATTCTGATACAGGATCTCTCTTGCCTGTTCCGGTGTCACGCCCTTGCTCTTTCTGAGTTCACAGAACATCTCGACCATCTCATCCATACGATCAAAATTCCTTGGATTAATGATCTCGGAACCTCTTATATTAAAACCGCTTTCCTCTGCAACTTCATAAATCTTATCAGGATCTCCTACAAGAATCGGATGCAGGAAGTTACTTGCAAGAAGTCTTGAAGATGCTTCCAGAATACGGGGATCAGTACCTTCAGTCAAAACAATTGTTTTTGGATTTTTCTTCAAAATATCGATCAATACACCGAAACCAAAATTTTTACGTTCTTCCACGATTATAGTCCTCCATTGATTATTTATACGAATCATATATCATGCATTATATACACGTTTCGTATATTTTCAGTATTAAAAGCTATACTTGCGCATAGCGAGTCATCTTATTTTTATTATATTGATTTTTAACGAATAAACAAGGTTTTCCATCGAAATAATTGTACCTTTTTTTGAACAATTTTAAAATTAGCTCTTGACAAATATATCATACCAGTGCAATATGAATACAATAAAACAAACCAATGAGCAAGAAGAGTAGCTTATGAACAACATGTCCAGAGAACTGCAGGTGGTGAGATTGCAGTGATGATTTCTTAAGTGAATGGACTTGCGAGGGCAAACCGAACGAGCGAATCTAGTAGGGGCGACGGAGACTTCCCGTTATAGAAAGTACATATATGTTAGTATATGGTTGAGTGCATCAGATTTTGATGAATATAGGTGGCACCGCAGGAGTGTTGTATTTGTATCTTGTCCTATAAGCGTTTTGCTTTTGGATGAGATTTTTTTATACAATCTTCTGATGGTGCTTTTTCTTTTTATAAAAAGCAGATCAGGCAAAGCGCACCTCACCATACATGAACAATTTCAAATAACTTATTAAACTATTATTTATGAACGAGGTGAAACATATGATACGACCAACACTTAACGAAGCAAAAGAATATGCGAAACAGGGATATCACATGGTTCCGGTCTGTTATGAGATGCTCTCTGATATCATCACTCCGATCAATCTGTTGAAGAAACTGAAAGCGGAAAATGAGCATTGCTACATTCTGGAAAGCGTGGAGAATCAGGAGCTCTGGGGAAGATACACCTTCCTTGGATACAGTCCAAAACTGGATATCACCTGTATGAACGGAACACTGACATTAAAGGATGAGAACGGAGCAGTCATCAAAGAGGCCTCCGGCATCCATCCGGAAGTCTTTATCCGTGAGGTTTTAAAAGATTATAAGAGTCCGAAGATCGAAGGCTTCCCTACCTTCACCGGCGGACTGGTTGGATATTTCTCTTATGACTATCTGAAATACAGTGAAAAGAAGCTGGTGCTTGATGCAAAGGACGAGGAAGGATTTCAGGATGTCGACCTGATGTTATTTGACAAGGTGATCGCATTTGACAATGTAAGATCCAAGCTGATCCTGATCGCCAATGCCGGCACAGCAAATATCGAAGAAGGATATCAGAAAGCCTTACAAGATATCAAAGAAATGAAAGAACTCATTCTCCATGGCGCAGAAGCCGATATTCCTGCTCCCGTTCTTAAGACAGAATTCAAACCATTATTTGACAAAGAAGCCTACTGCCGGATGGTAGAAAAGGCAAAGCACTATATATATGAAGGAGATATTTTCCAGGTCGTGCTTTCCAACCGACTGGAAGCCGAAATGGAAGGAAGCCTGTTCGATACCTACCGGCTGCTCCGAAGCACAAACCCATCTCCTTACATGTTCTACTTTGACGGTGACACGATCGAGGTTGCCGGGGCTTCCCCTGAAACTCTGGTCAAGGTAGAGGATGGCGTTCTCCATACATTTCCTCTGGCAGGCACAAGACCAAGAGGAAAGACAAAGGTCGAAGATCTGGAACTGGAAAAGAGCCTGATGGCAGATGAAAAGGAACTTGCAGAACACAATATGTTAGTGGATCTCGGAAGAAATGATCTCGGAAAGGTCAGTCAGTTTGGAACGGTCGAAGTCGAACGATATATGTCCATCCAGCGTTATTCACACGTTATGCGTATCGGCTCCACCGTACGCGGAACACTCCGTGAGGATCTGGATGCGATCTCCGCTGTCGATGCGGTTCTTCCGGCCGGAACCTTATCCGGTGCACCGAAGATCCGGGCATGTGAGATCATCAACGAGCTTGAAAATAACAAACGAGGTATTTACGGCGGCGCGATCGGTTATATCGATTTTTCAGGAAATCTGGATACCTGCATCGCGATCCGAATCGCATACCGCAAGGGGCATAAAGTATTTGTCCGTTCCGGTGCCGGCATTGTAGCCGACAGTGTACCGGCAAACGAATTCCAGGAATGCATCAACAAAGCAAAAGCCGTAACGGATGCATTGATTAATTCTCAGAAGATACGAGGTGACGAAGCATGATATTACTGATCGATAATTATGACAGCTTTTCCTACAATCTGTATCAGCTTGTAGGAAAGATCAATCCTGACATCAAAGTGATACGAAATGACGAATATACCTGTCAGGAGATTGAAGCAATGAATCCGGATAAGATCATCATTTCACCGGGTCCCGGAAGACCTTCCGATGCAGGTATCTGCGAAGAAGCCATCTCCTATTTTGCCGGCAAGGTTCCGATCCTTGGTGTCTGTCTCGGACATCAGGCAATCTGTGAAACCTACGGTGCAACGATCACATACGCCAAAAAGCTGATGCATGGCAAAATGTCCGTTGCAAATGTCGACATCAACTGCAAACTGTTCAAGGGACTTCAAAAAAGGATCGAGGTTGCCAGATATCATTCCCTTGCCGCTTCCGAAGAAAACTTCCCGGATGTTCTTACCGTTATCGCCAGAACCGATGATGATGAGATCATGGCAGTCAAACACAAAGATTATGAAATATATGGTGTCCAGTTCCATCCGGAATCGATTCTGACACCAAAAGGAACGATCATCTTACGAAACTTTTTAGAGGCGTAATCAAACATTTGCAATCAGCACTATATTTCTATGATTAAACATTCCTGACATTACCAACCAGTGGACGCTTCCGCTCGTTGAGACCTGCAGCGGTACTAAGATGCTGCTAACGCACCATCACACCACAGGGGTGCGCTTTCGTTCTAAGCTCGTGCAAGCACTCACTAAGTACGAAATGTGAGTACCGGCGGACTCAAATGTCCCTGTCTTGGTAAGTCAAAATCTTTAATCATAACAATTCTATACATAACCTGCAAATGTCTTATTAAAAGATAATATCAAGGAGGAAATGAATATGATTACAGAGGCAATTGCAACAGTAGTAAATGGTGAAAATCTAGACAAAGAAATGGCTGCGGCCGTTATGGATGAAATTATGAGCGGAGAAGCAACACAGGCACAGATTGGAAGCTTCTTAACAGCCCTTCATATTAAAGGTGAAACAATCGATGAGATCACAGCATTTGCTGAGATCATGAGAAAACACTGTGGTGAATTTACACCGGATGTCGATGAGGAGATCGACATCGTAGGAACCGGCGGAGACTGTGCAGGGACCTTTAACATCTCAACTGTTTCCTCATTAGTAACAGCCGCAGGCGGTGGTAAGGTGGCAAAGCATGGCAACCGTGCAGCATCCAGCAAATGCGGAACAGCCGACTGCCTGGAAGCCCTTGGCGTCAACATCGCAGCAGACTGTAAAGTCAGCGAAGCCTGTCTGAAGGATCTTGGTACCTGCTTCTTATTTGCACAGAAATATCACACAGCAATGCGATTTGTCGGCGCTCCAAGAAAAGAGATCAAGATTCCTACAGTATTCAATATCTTAGGACCTCTTGCAAATCCAGCAAAAGCAAATCTTCAGTTACTCGGTGTCTATGATGCCTCCCTCGTTGATTCGCTTGCAAAAGTACTCAGCAACCTCGGTGTAAAACGTGGTATGGTCGTTCATGGAAACGACGGTCTGGATGAAATCTCAGCGGTTACAACAACAACTGTATGTGAATTCAACGATGGCACATTTAACACCTATACCTTAGACCCAACCGCATACGGCTTCACCCTCTGTGACAAAGCCGAACTGGTCGGTGGTACACCGGAAGAAAATGCACAGATCACAAAGGATATCTTATCCGGCAAGATCACAGATGGCAAGCGTACAGCCGTTATCTTAAATGCCGGTGCGGCTTTGCATATCACAAACCGGATCTCACTTGAAGAAGGCTTCGCCCTTGCAGCCGATATTCTGGCAAATGGCAGCGGTCTGAAGAAGCTGGAAGACTTTATAGCAGCAACAAACGCTTAATTATTTGTAAAAGCAAAACACATAACCGACCCGGAACCTTTAATCTCCGGACCGCTATGGAGGAATATATATGATCTTAGATGAAATAGCAGCAAAAACAAAAGAACGGATTGCCAGATGCAAAGAGCAGATCTCATTTGAAGAAATGAAGGCAAAAGCTCTTGCAATCGTAGAAAAGGAAACAGAGAACGGAACAAAACCTTATACCGTTTTTCCTTTCCGTGACAATCTGGCAAAGCCGGGAATATCCTTTATCTGCGAAGTAAAAAAGGCTTCTCCTTCCAAAGGACTGATCGCACCGGATTTCCCATATATCGAGATTGCGAAAGAATATGAAGCCGCCGGTGCATCCGCCATATCCGTGCTGACCGAACCATTTTATTTTCAGGGAAGCAACGAATATCTGACAGCGATCCATGAAGCAGTATCCACTCCGATCCTGCGGAAGGATTTCACCGTCGATCCTTATATGATCTACGAGGCAAAAGTGATCGGTGCCTCTGCGATCCTTCTGATCTGTGCGATCCTTACCGACGAACAGCTCAAAAGCTATTACGAGCTTGCAACAAGTCTTGGCCTGTCCGTTCTGGTAGAAGCACACGATGAAGAGGAAGTCAGACGTGCGATCGCGATCGGTGCAGATATCATCGGTGTGAATAACCGTGATCTGAAAACCTTCATCGTTGACATCATGAACAGTGTAAGACTTCGGACGTTGATCCCGGATTCGATAAACGGAAAACCGGTCGTCTATGTATCCGAAAGCGGCATCCGCACACCGGAGGACATCGACCGTTTAAAGGGAAATGGCACAGATGCAGTATTGATCGGAGAAACCTTTATGCGAAGCCCTGATAAGAAAGCCGCATTTGCATGGTTACGGGGTGAAGCTATAGGATAGAACCGGATCCTGTTTCTGCAGGAACAACGAACTTTATTTGAAAGCATTAATGATATTTTATAATATAGAAACAACACATACAGGAGGAAACATATATGTCAAAAGGACGTTTTGGAATCCATGGCGGACAGTACATACCGGAAACACTGATGAACGCCATGCTTGAGCTTGAAGAAGCATATAAGAAATACAAAGATGACCCGGAATTCAACCGGGAGCTGACAGAACTGTTAAATGAATACGCCGGCAGACCTAGCCGTCTGTACTATGCCAAGAGAATGACAGAGGATCTCGGCGGTGCAAAGATCTACCTGAAGCGCGAGGACTTAAACCATACCGGAGCACATAAGATCAACAATGTTATCGGTCAGATGCTCCTTGCAAAACGAATGGGTAAGACAAGAGTTATCGCCGAGACAGGAGCCGGTCAGCACGGTGTTGCAACTGCTACAGTTGCTGCCATGATGGGTATGGAATGTGAAATCTTCATGGGCAAGGAAGACACCATCCGTCAGGCTTTAAATGTCTACCGTATGAAATTATTAGGAGCAAAGGTTCACCCGGTAGAAACCGGTACAGGTACATTAAAGGATGCCGTTTCCGAAACCTTCCGTGAATGGACTTCCAGAATCGATGATACTCATTATGTTCTGGGTTCTGTTATGGGACCTTATCCTTTCCCTGAGATGGTTCGTGATTTTCAGGCTGTTATCAGCAAGGAGATCAAGGAACAGCTTATGGAGAAGGAAGGCAGACTACCGGATGCCGTTCTCGCCTGTGTCGGCGGCGGTTCCAATGCGATCGGTGCATTCTATAACTTTATTCCGGATAAGAGCGTTCGCCTGATCGGATGTGAAGCGGCCGGACGTGGAATTGATACATTTGAGACAGCTGCAACGATCAATACCGGAAGACTTGGTATCTTCCATGGTATGAAGTCCTACTTCTGTCAGGATGAATTTGGACAGATCGCACCGGTTTATTCTATTTCCGCAGGTCTTGACTATCCGGGAATCGGACCGGAACATGCATACCTGCATGACATCGGCAGAGCAGAATATGTCGCTGTTACAGATGATGAAGCTGTTGATGCATTTGAATATCTGTCCAAGATCGAGGGTGTTATCCCTGCGATCGAGAGTGCTCATGCAGTTGCCTATGCAATGAAGCTTGCACCACAGATGGACAAAGACCAGATCATGGTTATTAACATTTCAGGACGAGGCGATAAAGACGTTGCCGCCATCGCCAGATACAGAGGGGAGGATCTCTATGAGTAATATTAAAAATGCATTCAAAAACGGAAAGGCGTTCATCCCATTTGTTACATGTGGTGACCCTGATCTTGAAACAACAGAACAGATCGTATATGCCATGGTAGAAGCAGGTGCAGACCTGATCGAACTTGGTATCCCATTCTCAGATCCAACCGCAGAAGGCCCTGTTATCCAGGGTGCAAATATCCGCGCACTCGCAAACCATGTTACGACAAATGATGTATTTGACCTTGTAAGAAAGCTCCGTAAGACAGTTACCATTCCTATGGTATTTATGACTTATGCAAATGTTGTCTTCTCTTACGGCTCTGAAAAATTTATCAGCATTTGTAAGGAGATCGGCATTGATGGACTGATCCTGCCGGATATCCCTTATGAGGAAAAGGATGAGTTCGACGGTATCTGTAAGAAGTATGATCTGGATCTGGTATCCATGATCGCACCAACCTCTCACGACCGTATCAGCATGATCGCAAAGGAAGCAAATGGATTTATCTACTGTGTTTCTTCTCTCGGCGTTACCGGAACAAGAAGCAAGATCACGACCGATATCGGTGCTATGACCAAGCTGGTCAAAGCCGCAACGGATACTCCGTGTGCGATCGGCTTCGGAATCTCTACACCGGAGCAAGCAAAGGAAATGGCTGCTCATGCTGACGGTGTGATCGTCGGCTCTGCCATCGTCAAGCTCTGCGCCAAATATGGCAGGGACTGCGTTCCTTACATCAAAGACTATGTCGCAAGCATGAAGGACGCTATCCGATAGAAGGACACCCATGTAAAACCATGTAACTATATAAAAGAACTGCCTTACTTAGACTCGCTGTGGTTTCTATGATCTGCATATACGTGATTCGCAAATGTTCCTGTGCCAACTCGCCTTTCAGGCTCAAACAGGCACCCACATTTGCTCGTATATGCATCTCATTACGAAATCCTCGCTAATGTCTTAGTAAGGCAGTTCTTTTATATAGATTGTATAGTTTCACATGGACTGATTTTTCTCATCTCCTTAAAATCCTATATTTGTAGTCTTAATACTGCTGTATATCTGTATATGCCTGCCGATATTGTAACTATGTACACAATCTATATATTTTCCCGTTTCTTAGCCGGTTTCTCACAAATATTTAATATTTAATCCGATTGACACTACCATACGTTAACTTTATAATTGTTACGGCGACAGAAGTCGACATAATAATGAAGTTAGTTGGGGTATCACATGGTTTTTTCCAGTTTGACATTTTTATATATTTTTTTACCGGTTACACTGGTTATCTATTATATTGTCCCGAAGCAGTTACGGAACCTGTTCATCCTGATCAGCGGTCTGTTCTTCTACGCATGGGGCGAACCAATCTATGTATTTGTACTGATCGCATCGACAATGATCGATTATTTTGCAGGTCTGGTCATTTATAAGGCAGGCGACCGTCAGGCACTTCGAAAGGTTGCACTGATCATATCGATGGTCATGAATCTGTCCTTACTTGGCTTTTTCAAATATAGCAATTTCATCATAGAAAATATTAATAACATATTCGGAACGCACTATGGTTCACCGACCTCTCTGCTTCCGATCGGTATCAGCTTCTTTACCTTCCAGTCCATGTCGTATACGATCGACCTGTACCGGAAGAACATCTCTGTTCAGAAGAATCCGATCACCTTTGCAGCCTTTGTCACGTTGTTCCCACAGATCGTAGCAGGTCCGATCGTTCGTTATGAAGATGTGGCTGCCGAGCTGAATGAACGTGTGATCGACATCGACCTGATCTGGGAAGGTGTTCTCCGCTTTGCGGTCGGTCTTAGCAAGAAGGTTCTGATCGCAAATAATATCGGTGTTGTCTGGACAAATGTCAAAGCTATGGACTTATCCGCGCTTCCGGTTGCAACCGCATGGCTTGGTATTGCCGCTTATACCTTACAGATCTATTTTGATTTTTCCGGGTATTCTGATATGGCAATCGGTCTGGGTAAGATGCTCGGTTTCCATTTCCCGGAAAATTTCAATTATCCGTATATGTCGAAGAGTATCAGTGAATTCTGGCGCAGATGGCATATGACCCTCTCCGGCTGGTTCAAGAGCTATGTATATTTTCCTCTCGGCGGAAGTCGCAAGGGACTTGCCCGTACGATATTCAACACCGCAGTTGTCTGGTTCTTAACCGGTGTCTGGCATGGTGCAAGCTGGAACTTCATTCTGTGGGGTTCTCTGTACGGTGTTCTGATCATTATAGAAAAGCTGGTTACAACTGCTCTGACAAAAGCAGGAAAGCAGGATATCTTTACAAAGATTCCTTCTATTATAAAACGTGTTTATGCGATCGTCCTCGTCATGCTTGGATGGGTACTCTTTGATACATCAACAATCGCACAGGCATTCTCCTATATGGGACGGATGTTCCGCTTTGGCAGTAGCTTCTACGACAGTTATACCATATATATCCTTGTGAACTTCGGATTGTTATTCATCATTGCGATCATCG is a window from the Lachnospiraceae bacterium GAM79 genome containing:
- the trpC gene encoding indole-3-glycerol phosphate synthase TrpC, with the protein product MILDEIAAKTKERIARCKEQISFEEMKAKALAIVEKETENGTKPYTVFPFRDNLAKPGISFICEVKKASPSKGLIAPDFPYIEIAKEYEAAGASAISVLTEPFYFQGSNEYLTAIHEAVSTPILRKDFTVDPYMIYEAKVIGASAILLICAILTDEQLKSYYELATSLGLSVLVEAHDEEEVRRAIAIGADIIGVNNRDLKTFIVDIMNSVRLRTLIPDSINGKPVVYVSESGIRTPEDIDRLKGNGTDAVLIGETFMRSPDKKAAFAWLRGEAIG
- a CDS encoding chorismate-binding protein — translated: MIRPTLNEAKEYAKQGYHMVPVCYEMLSDIITPINLLKKLKAENEHCYILESVENQELWGRYTFLGYSPKLDITCMNGTLTLKDENGAVIKEASGIHPEVFIREVLKDYKSPKIEGFPTFTGGLVGYFSYDYLKYSEKKLVLDAKDEEGFQDVDLMLFDKVIAFDNVRSKLILIANAGTANIEEGYQKALQDIKEMKELILHGAEADIPAPVLKTEFKPLFDKEAYCRMVEKAKHYIYEGDIFQVVLSNRLEAEMEGSLFDTYRLLRSTNPSPYMFYFDGDTIEVAGASPETLVKVEDGVLHTFPLAGTRPRGKTKVEDLELEKSLMADEKELAEHNMLVDLGRNDLGKVSQFGTVEVERYMSIQRYSHVMRIGSTVRGTLREDLDAISAVDAVLPAGTLSGAPKIRACEIINELENNKRGIYGGAIGYIDFSGNLDTCIAIRIAYRKGHKVFVRSGAGIVADSVPANEFQECINKAKAVTDALINSQKIRGDEA
- the trpD gene encoding anthranilate phosphoribosyltransferase, with product MITEAIATVVNGENLDKEMAAAVMDEIMSGEATQAQIGSFLTALHIKGETIDEITAFAEIMRKHCGEFTPDVDEEIDIVGTGGDCAGTFNISTVSSLVTAAGGGKVAKHGNRAASSKCGTADCLEALGVNIAADCKVSEACLKDLGTCFLFAQKYHTAMRFVGAPRKEIKIPTVFNILGPLANPAKANLQLLGVYDASLVDSLAKVLSNLGVKRGMVVHGNDGLDEISAVTTTTVCEFNDGTFNTYTLDPTAYGFTLCDKAELVGGTPEENAQITKDILSGKITDGKRTAVILNAGAALHITNRISLEEGFALAADILANGSGLKKLEDFIAATNA
- a CDS encoding aminodeoxychorismate/anthranilate synthase component II, with the translated sequence MILLIDNYDSFSYNLYQLVGKINPDIKVIRNDEYTCQEIEAMNPDKIIISPGPGRPSDAGICEEAISYFAGKVPILGVCLGHQAICETYGATITYAKKLMHGKMSVANVDINCKLFKGLQKRIEVARYHSLAASEENFPDVLTVIARTDDDEIMAVKHKDYEIYGVQFHPESILTPKGTIILRNFLEA
- a CDS encoding MBOAT family protein, with translation MVFSSLTFLYIFLPVTLVIYYIVPKQLRNLFILISGLFFYAWGEPIYVFVLIASTMIDYFAGLVIYKAGDRQALRKVALIISMVMNLSLLGFFKYSNFIIENINNIFGTHYGSPTSLLPIGISFFTFQSMSYTIDLYRKNISVQKNPITFAAFVTLFPQIVAGPIVRYEDVAAELNERVIDIDLIWEGVLRFAVGLSKKVLIANNIGVVWTNVKAMDLSALPVATAWLGIAAYTLQIYFDFSGYSDMAIGLGKMLGFHFPENFNYPYMSKSISEFWRRWHMTLSGWFKSYVYFPLGGSRKGLARTIFNTAVVWFLTGVWHGASWNFILWGSLYGVLIIIEKLVTTALTKAGKQDIFTKIPSIIKRVYAIVLVMLGWVLFDTSTIAQAFSYMGRMFRFGSSFYDSYTIYILVNFGLLFIIAIIGSTDLPKKLATKLADKVPAVGNYGSVILMAILMLLSTAYLVNASYNPFLYFNF
- the pta gene encoding phosphate acetyltransferase; the protein is MEERKNFGFGVLIDILKKNPKTIVLTEGTDPRILEASSRLLASNFLHPILVGDPDKIYEVAEESGFNIRGSEIINPRNFDRMDEMVEMFCELRKSKGVTPEQAREILYQNNYFGTMLVKMGIADSLLGGATYSTADTVRPALQLIKTRPGNTLVSSCFILVRPFATGGNEVFAMGDCGINIKPNEDELVEIAEETVRCARIFGVDPKVAFLSYSTYGSGKGEDVDKMRNAARKTKERNPDLPISGEIQFDAAVSPRVAKKKCPQSEVAGNANTFIFPDINAGNIGYKIAQRMGNFSAYGPILLGLNSPINDLSRGCTADEVYSMAIITAALADNKDA
- the trpA gene encoding tryptophan synthase subunit alpha — its product is MSNIKNAFKNGKAFIPFVTCGDPDLETTEQIVYAMVEAGADLIELGIPFSDPTAEGPVIQGANIRALANHVTTNDVFDLVRKLRKTVTIPMVFMTYANVVFSYGSEKFISICKEIGIDGLILPDIPYEEKDEFDGICKKYDLDLVSMIAPTSHDRISMIAKEANGFIYCVSSLGVTGTRSKITTDIGAMTKLVKAATDTPCAIGFGISTPEQAKEMAAHADGVIVGSAIVKLCAKYGRDCVPYIKDYVASMKDAIR
- the trpB gene encoding tryptophan synthase subunit beta is translated as MSKGRFGIHGGQYIPETLMNAMLELEEAYKKYKDDPEFNRELTELLNEYAGRPSRLYYAKRMTEDLGGAKIYLKREDLNHTGAHKINNVIGQMLLAKRMGKTRVIAETGAGQHGVATATVAAMMGMECEIFMGKEDTIRQALNVYRMKLLGAKVHPVETGTGTLKDAVSETFREWTSRIDDTHYVLGSVMGPYPFPEMVRDFQAVISKEIKEQLMEKEGRLPDAVLACVGGGSNAIGAFYNFIPDKSVRLIGCEAAGRGIDTFETAATINTGRLGIFHGMKSYFCQDEFGQIAPVYSISAGLDYPGIGPEHAYLHDIGRAEYVAVTDDEAVDAFEYLSKIEGVIPAIESAHAVAYAMKLAPQMDKDQIMVINISGRGDKDVAAIARYRGEDLYE